In Gordonia iterans, the following proteins share a genomic window:
- a CDS encoding IclR family transcriptional regulator has translation MSTTRSQQPPGLDTVVGKVTAILHAFGTDDPYLPLAELVRRTGLHKATVHRLAGELTAARLLERTSNGYRLSGGLFELGMRASAERSLTEIAMPFLQDVYDRTRETVHLGVLEDHEVMYVAKIGGHRQASAPSRVGGRMPLHCTGIGKALLAHAPMELRHEVLTGALVRRTPRTIVAPGLLEKHLQAIREYSVAYEYEESAPGIACVAAPVFDDDRAVIAAISATGPVHRFRPEQHADAVRAAASGVAVTLQRRRDRQG, from the coding sequence GTGAGCACCACCCGATCCCAGCAACCACCCGGCCTCGACACCGTCGTGGGCAAGGTGACGGCGATCCTGCACGCCTTCGGCACCGACGATCCGTACCTGCCCCTGGCCGAACTCGTCCGTCGCACCGGCCTGCACAAGGCCACCGTCCACCGATTGGCCGGTGAGCTCACCGCCGCCCGGCTGCTGGAGCGCACCAGCAACGGCTATCGCCTCTCCGGCGGCCTGTTCGAACTCGGCATGCGTGCCTCCGCCGAACGCAGTCTCACCGAGATCGCCATGCCCTTTCTGCAAGACGTCTACGACCGGACGCGCGAAACCGTTCATCTCGGAGTGCTGGAAGACCACGAGGTGATGTACGTGGCGAAGATCGGCGGACATCGTCAGGCGAGCGCGCCCTCCCGGGTCGGCGGCCGGATGCCTTTGCACTGCACCGGAATCGGCAAGGCTCTGCTCGCACACGCCCCGATGGAGTTGCGTCACGAAGTGCTGACCGGCGCCCTGGTGCGCCGCACCCCGCGCACCATCGTCGCCCCCGGGCTGCTGGAGAAGCATTTGCAGGCGATCCGCGAGTACAGCGTGGCCTACGAGTACGAGGAATCCGCGCCCGGCATCGCGTGCGTCGCTGCGCCCGTTTTCGACGACGACCGCGCGGTGATCGCGGCGATCAGCGCCACCGGACCCGTGCATCGATTCCGGCCCGAGCAGCACGCGGACGCGGTGCGCGCCGCCGCCAGTGGTGTCGCGGTGACGCTGCAACGGCGGCGCGACCGCCAGGGGTGA
- the coaE gene encoding dephospho-CoA kinase — MIKVGLTGGIGAGKSTVARTFVEQGAYLVDSDAIAREVVAPGSAGLAALVEAFGPEILDDHGALDRAALAARAFTDAQSTQKLNAVTHPLIGARTAELFAAAPDDAIILHDVPLLVENGMAPLYDAVVVVHTDADVRLDRLVQHRGMDREDARQRIDKQATDEQRREVADIWLVNHGSPEELAAEALRVWNEELIPLRDKKSGA, encoded by the coding sequence GTGATCAAAGTAGGACTGACCGGCGGTATCGGCGCCGGCAAATCGACCGTTGCCCGAACTTTCGTCGAGCAGGGCGCCTACCTGGTCGACTCCGACGCCATTGCGCGCGAGGTGGTCGCGCCCGGCAGCGCGGGGCTGGCCGCCCTGGTCGAGGCGTTCGGGCCGGAGATCCTCGACGACCACGGCGCGCTGGACCGCGCCGCCCTCGCGGCGCGCGCGTTCACCGATGCGCAGAGCACTCAGAAGCTCAATGCCGTCACGCATCCACTGATCGGCGCCCGCACGGCCGAACTCTTCGCGGCGGCGCCCGACGACGCGATCATCCTGCACGACGTACCGCTCCTGGTCGAGAACGGCATGGCACCGCTGTACGACGCCGTCGTCGTCGTGCACACCGACGCCGATGTGCGCCTGGACCGCCTGGTGCAGCACCGGGGCATGGACCGCGAGGATGCCCGCCAGCGGATCGACAAGCAGGCCACCGACGAGCAGCGCCGCGAGGTCGCCGACATCTGGCTCGTCAATCACGGCTCGCCGGAGGAACTCGCCGCAGAGGCGCTCCGCGTCTGGAACGAGGAGCTGATCCCGTTACGGGACAAGAAGTCCGGCGCGTAG
- the rpsA gene encoding 30S ribosomal protein S1: MSSPTITSPQVAVNDIGSAEDFLAAIDSTIKYFNDGDIVEGTIVKVDRDEVLLDIGYKTEGVIPSRELSIKHDVDPSEVVEVGDEVEALVLTKEDKEGRLILSKKRAQYERAWGTIEELKERDEAVKGTVIEVVKGGLILDIGLRGFLPASLVEMRRVRDLQPYIGKEVEAKIIELDKNRNNVVLSRRAWLEQTQSEVRSEFLNKLAKGQVRKGVVSSIVNFGAFVDLGGVDGLVHVSELSWKHIDHPSEVVAVGDEVTVEVLDVDMDRERVSLSLKATQEDPWRQFARTHAIGQIVPGKVTKLVPFGAFVRVEEGIEGLVHISELAERHVEVPDQVVAVGDDAMVKVIDIDLERRRISLSLKQANEDYTEEFDPSKYGMADSYDEQGNYIFPEGFDAETNEWLEGYDTQREEWEGRYAEAERRHKMHTAQMEKFAAAAAEAENAGDYSSSTGSAASSSSSSSSSSSGAASTGGSLASDEQLAALREKLTGNS, from the coding sequence ATGTCGTCCCCCACGATCACCTCGCCGCAAGTAGCCGTCAATGACATCGGCTCGGCTGAGGACTTCCTCGCCGCCATCGACTCCACGATCAAGTACTTCAACGATGGCGACATCGTCGAAGGCACCATCGTGAAGGTCGATCGCGACGAGGTTCTGCTTGACATCGGCTACAAGACCGAGGGCGTCATCCCCTCGCGTGAGCTGTCGATCAAGCACGATGTCGACCCGAGCGAAGTCGTCGAGGTCGGCGACGAGGTCGAAGCCCTTGTTCTCACCAAGGAGGACAAGGAAGGCCGCCTCATTCTGTCGAAGAAGCGCGCTCAGTACGAGCGGGCCTGGGGCACCATCGAGGAGCTCAAGGAGCGCGACGAGGCCGTCAAGGGCACCGTCATCGAGGTCGTCAAGGGCGGCCTGATCCTGGACATCGGCCTGCGCGGCTTCCTCCCGGCTTCGCTGGTGGAGATGCGTCGCGTCCGCGACCTGCAGCCGTACATCGGCAAGGAGGTCGAGGCCAAGATCATCGAGCTCGACAAGAACCGCAACAACGTGGTCCTGTCGCGCCGTGCGTGGCTCGAGCAGACGCAGTCCGAGGTCCGCAGCGAGTTCCTCAACAAGCTGGCCAAGGGTCAGGTCCGCAAGGGCGTCGTCAGCTCGATCGTCAACTTCGGCGCATTCGTCGACCTCGGCGGCGTCGACGGCCTGGTGCACGTCTCGGAGCTGTCCTGGAAGCACATCGACCACCCCTCCGAGGTCGTGGCCGTGGGCGACGAGGTCACCGTCGAGGTGCTCGACGTCGACATGGACCGCGAGCGCGTCTCGCTCTCGCTCAAGGCGACTCAGGAAGACCCGTGGCGCCAGTTCGCCCGCACCCACGCGATCGGCCAGATCGTGCCGGGCAAGGTCACCAAGCTCGTGCCGTTCGGCGCCTTCGTGCGCGTCGAGGAGGGCATCGAGGGCCTGGTGCACATCTCGGAGCTGGCCGAGCGTCACGTCGAGGTGCCGGACCAGGTCGTGGCCGTGGGCGACGACGCGATGGTCAAGGTCATCGACATCGACCTGGAGCGCCGCCGGATCTCGCTGTCGCTGAAGCAGGCCAACGAGGACTACACCGAGGAGTTCGACCCGTCGAAGTACGGCATGGCCGACAGCTACGACGAGCAGGGCAACTACATCTTCCCCGAGGGCTTCGACGCCGAGACCAACGAGTGGCTCGAGGGCTACGACACTCAGCGTGAGGAGTGGGAGGGCCGCTACGCCGAGGCGGAGCGCCGTCACAAGATGCACACCGCTCAGATGGAGAAGTTCGCCGCCGCGGCCGCCGAGGCCGAGAACGCCGGCGACTACTCCAGCTCGACCGGTTCGGCCGCGTCCTCGTCGTCGAGCAGCAGCTCATCGTCGAGCGGCGCCGCTTCGACCGGTGGCTCGCTGGCCAGCGACGAGCAGCTCGCCGCGCTGCGGGAGAAGCTGACCGGCAACTCCTGA
- a CDS encoding class I SAM-dependent methyltransferase, with protein MTAHSPRPPRVLGPIDSATSEAANRSWWDGEADDYQAEHGTFLGNHVPGGDFVWGPERLREEEVGLLGDVDGLDVLEIGCGSAPCARWLAARGARVVGLDVSAGMLAHALRAMTNDDRRVPLVLAGAEHLPFADESFDIACSAFGAIPFVADSARAMREAARVLRPGGRWVFATNHPMRWMFLDDPGPEGLRVQLSYFDRTPYSETDDDGSVTYVEHHRTMGDRIREIVAAGLIVDDVVEPEWPDDLDAEWGQWSPLRGAFFPGTAIFVCRKPDGSQTRSLTPKG; from the coding sequence ATGACGGCTCACTCCCCTCGGCCCCCGCGCGTCCTCGGCCCCATCGACTCCGCTACCAGCGAGGCCGCGAACCGCTCGTGGTGGGACGGCGAGGCCGACGACTATCAGGCCGAGCACGGGACGTTCCTCGGGAACCACGTCCCGGGCGGTGACTTCGTGTGGGGGCCGGAGCGGCTCCGGGAGGAGGAAGTCGGTCTACTCGGGGACGTCGACGGTCTGGACGTCCTCGAAATCGGTTGCGGCTCTGCCCCTTGTGCACGCTGGCTGGCCGCGCGAGGCGCGCGCGTCGTCGGATTGGACGTCTCGGCGGGAATGCTCGCTCACGCGCTGCGAGCGATGACGAACGACGACCGGCGCGTTCCCCTGGTGCTCGCCGGGGCCGAACACCTGCCCTTCGCCGACGAGTCCTTCGACATCGCCTGTTCCGCGTTCGGCGCGATCCCGTTCGTCGCCGACTCCGCCCGCGCGATGCGCGAAGCGGCCCGCGTGCTGCGCCCCGGCGGGCGTTGGGTGTTCGCCACCAATCACCCGATGCGCTGGATGTTCCTCGACGATCCGGGACCGGAGGGACTGCGCGTGCAGCTCTCCTATTTCGACCGCACTCCGTATTCGGAGACCGACGACGACGGAAGCGTCACCTATGTCGAGCACCATCGCACCATGGGCGACCGGATCCGGGAGATCGTCGCGGCCGGACTGATCGTCGACGACGTCGTCGAACCGGAGTGGCCCGACGATCTCGACGCCGAGTGGGGCCAGTGGTCTCCCCTGCGCGGAGCCTTCTTCCCCGGCACCGCGATCTTCGTGTGCCGCAAGCCCGACGGTAGTCAGACGAGGAGCCTCACTCCGAAGGGCTGA
- a CDS encoding GNAT family protein, protein MIEEFETIEWARLDTKRQAKCLAGFSCTMPETRDLRPQEVEAEKIIRRCATTLPQSAFVVVGYCNAELVAAAVLEVMLRTEVLEVFVQSVGVAPAYRRRGGRMADRLIEELYGRVRDEANAHGCAQAQVWGKIHVDNIGSLGLADRLDGVAPLRGPSAEGYQPFGVRLLV, encoded by the coding sequence GTGATCGAAGAGTTCGAGACGATTGAATGGGCACGCCTGGATACGAAGCGACAGGCGAAGTGTCTTGCCGGCTTCTCCTGCACTATGCCGGAGACCCGAGATCTCCGACCGCAGGAGGTGGAGGCCGAGAAGATCATCAGGCGTTGCGCGACCACGCTCCCCCAATCGGCATTCGTGGTCGTAGGGTACTGCAACGCCGAGCTGGTCGCGGCTGCGGTGCTTGAGGTGATGTTGCGTACGGAGGTTCTGGAGGTGTTCGTCCAGAGTGTTGGTGTGGCGCCGGCGTATCGGCGTCGCGGTGGCCGCATGGCGGATCGGCTGATCGAGGAGCTCTACGGACGAGTCCGCGACGAAGCGAACGCCCATGGCTGTGCACAGGCTCAGGTCTGGGGCAAGATCCATGTCGACAACATCGGGAGTCTCGGATTGGCAGATCGTCTCGATGGCGTCGCACCGCTCCGGGGTCCGAGTGCCGAGGGATATCAGCCCTTCGGAGTGAGGCTCCTCGTCTGA
- a CDS encoding helix-turn-helix domain-containing protein codes for MDATTLEIGQRIRGLTPAGMSQAVLAKKVAMTPDALSRALNGHRGFSPLELVRFAELFGVDMHWLATGRRDPHRLQVAARHDWDHDTQKRVNPGRASDEGLVNRVVEAYRAAYPKNHTSAGSEGMGASARIATDAAGVATALGEDFVRPFADRIEAVFGVDVVRIPGLSTAYSLTIGERGVIILPTEAYWYRSNWSLAHELGHLALKHHDADQSEDTYQENERQADLFAADLLLPRSLMRGLDWSAADEPDVAQFVWEHGVSTAALKRRLAYLRIDQSPAVVAAVGMSTPSLVRRYFSAQEKAERERDAASRRFPVRLIAELGERVEDGRAGPAALAWVLDVAVEEVVVDESAVEARLDRLTRPDFGDGEELDWPTAVVS; via the coding sequence ATGGACGCCACCACTCTCGAAATCGGACAGCGGATTCGTGGTCTCACGCCAGCAGGCATGAGCCAAGCTGTGCTTGCCAAGAAGGTGGCTATGACGCCGGATGCGTTGTCCCGCGCTCTCAACGGTCATCGCGGTTTCTCCCCCCTGGAGCTGGTCAGGTTCGCGGAGCTGTTCGGCGTCGACATGCACTGGCTCGCTACAGGTCGGCGCGACCCACATCGGCTGCAGGTTGCTGCGCGTCATGATTGGGATCATGACACGCAAAAACGGGTGAATCCCGGACGTGCGAGTGACGAGGGGCTGGTGAACCGAGTGGTTGAGGCCTATCGCGCTGCGTACCCGAAGAACCATACGAGCGCAGGGTCCGAGGGAATGGGCGCCAGTGCCCGGATCGCGACCGATGCGGCGGGTGTCGCCACAGCTCTCGGTGAGGATTTCGTTCGTCCGTTCGCCGATAGGATCGAGGCGGTCTTCGGTGTTGACGTTGTGCGCATCCCCGGCCTGTCCACCGCGTATTCGCTGACCATCGGCGAGCGGGGAGTGATCATCCTGCCGACGGAGGCGTACTGGTATCGGAGCAATTGGTCTCTCGCCCACGAACTCGGGCACCTCGCGCTGAAACACCACGATGCTGATCAGTCGGAGGATACGTATCAGGAGAATGAGCGTCAGGCAGACCTCTTCGCGGCAGATCTGCTTCTGCCTCGCTCGCTGATGAGGGGGCTGGACTGGTCGGCAGCGGACGAACCTGATGTGGCCCAGTTCGTCTGGGAGCACGGCGTATCGACAGCTGCACTCAAACGACGTCTCGCGTACCTGAGAATCGACCAGTCGCCGGCTGTCGTGGCTGCAGTCGGCATGTCTACGCCGTCCTTGGTCCGCCGGTACTTCTCTGCGCAGGAGAAGGCCGAACGGGAACGTGACGCCGCGTCTCGACGCTTCCCGGTACGGCTCATCGCTGAACTGGGTGAACGGGTTGAGGACGGTCGGGCCGGTCCCGCTGCGTTGGCCTGGGTTCTGGATGTGGCGGTCGAGGAAGTCGTCGTGGACGAGAGTGCGGTCGAAGCGCGACTGGACAGGCTCACACGTCCGGATTTCGGTGACGGCGAGGAACTGGACTGGCCGACAGCCGTGGTGTCGTGA
- a CDS encoding amino acid ABC transporter ATP-binding protein produces the protein MVVAEDVCKSFGALQVLRGISLEVGHGEVACLIGPSGSGKSTFLRCVNHLEKVNAGRLRVDGELIGYRERGNKLYEMSPRDAAKQRRDIGMVFQHFNLFPHRTVLANVIEAPMLVKGQSRDEAVARAEDLLDKVGLASKADAYPAQLSGGQQQRVAIARALAMDPKLMLFDEPTSALDPELVGDVLAVMRDLAQAGMTMLVVTHEMGFAREVADQLVFMADGVVVERGNPREMLENPRHERTQTFLSKLL, from the coding sequence ATGGTCGTCGCCGAGGACGTCTGCAAGAGCTTCGGCGCGCTGCAGGTGCTGCGCGGCATTTCGCTGGAGGTCGGACACGGCGAGGTGGCGTGCTTGATCGGACCGTCGGGCTCGGGCAAATCGACCTTCTTGCGCTGCGTCAACCACCTGGAGAAGGTCAACGCCGGCCGGCTGCGGGTCGACGGCGAACTGATCGGCTACCGCGAGCGCGGCAACAAGCTCTACGAGATGAGTCCGCGCGATGCGGCCAAGCAGCGCCGCGACATCGGCATGGTCTTCCAGCACTTCAACCTGTTCCCGCACCGCACCGTGCTGGCGAACGTCATCGAGGCGCCGATGCTCGTGAAGGGTCAGTCGCGCGACGAGGCGGTGGCGCGTGCGGAGGACCTCCTCGATAAAGTCGGTCTGGCCAGCAAGGCCGATGCCTATCCGGCCCAGCTCTCCGGGGGCCAGCAGCAGCGAGTCGCGATCGCCCGGGCGCTGGCCATGGACCCGAAGCTGATGCTCTTCGACGAGCCGACCTCGGCCCTGGACCCGGAGCTGGTGGGCGACGTCCTGGCCGTCATGCGCGACCTCGCGCAAGCCGGCATGACGATGCTCGTGGTGACCCACGAGATGGGCTTCGCGCGGGAGGTCGCCGACCAGCTGGTCTTCATGGCCGACGGCGTCGTCGTCGAACGCGGGAATCCGCGCGAGATGCTGGAGAACCCCCGGCACGAGCGCACCCAGACCTTTCTGTCCAAGCTGCTTTGA
- a CDS encoding amino acid ABC transporter permease → MTEPKSPDHSSAGTTAPDRPSPDPIKAVPLRHPGQWIAAVVILVLAGLFVYGAATNEAYRWNTYFDYLFDTRIIEAAGWTLALTACAMVLGVVLGVLLAVMRLSPNPVLRSVAWVYLWIFRGTPVYVQLVLWGLFGSIYKQIDLGIPFGPQFFHIDVQSMNAAFLFAIIGLGLNEAAYMAEIVRAGITSVNEGQTEASVALGMTWAQTMRRVVLPQAMRVIIPPTGNELISMLKTTSLVTAIPFSLELYGRSRDIASLNFQPIPMLLVASTWYLAITSVLMVGQHYLEKYYSKGASRMLSDRQLEDLAQAETLEGGR, encoded by the coding sequence ATGACCGAACCGAAATCCCCAGACCACTCGTCGGCAGGTACGACGGCCCCGGATCGCCCCTCGCCGGATCCGATCAAGGCGGTGCCGTTGCGGCATCCCGGGCAGTGGATCGCCGCGGTCGTGATCCTGGTGCTCGCCGGGCTCTTCGTCTACGGCGCCGCCACCAACGAGGCCTACCGCTGGAACACCTACTTCGATTACCTCTTCGACACGCGGATCATCGAAGCCGCCGGGTGGACGCTGGCCCTGACCGCCTGCGCGATGGTCCTCGGTGTGGTGCTGGGTGTGCTGCTGGCCGTGATGCGGCTCTCGCCGAACCCTGTCCTGCGGTCGGTGGCGTGGGTGTACCTGTGGATCTTCCGGGGCACACCGGTGTATGTGCAGCTGGTGCTGTGGGGCCTGTTCGGGTCGATCTACAAGCAGATCGACCTCGGAATCCCCTTCGGCCCGCAGTTCTTCCACATCGACGTTCAATCGATGAACGCCGCGTTCCTGTTCGCGATCATCGGTCTCGGCCTCAACGAGGCGGCGTACATGGCCGAGATCGTGCGCGCCGGCATCACGTCGGTCAACGAAGGACAGACGGAGGCGTCGGTCGCTCTGGGCATGACGTGGGCGCAGACCATGCGCCGCGTGGTGCTTCCGCAGGCGATGCGGGTGATCATCCCGCCGACCGGCAACGAACTGATCAGCATGCTGAAGACGACGTCGCTGGTCACCGCCATACCCTTCTCGCTGGAGCTGTACGGACGCTCGCGGGACATCGCGAGTCTGAACTTCCAGCCGATCCCGATGCTGCTGGTCGCGTCGACGTGGTATCTGGCGATCACCAGCGTTCTGATGGTCGGCCAGCACTATCTGGAGAAGTACTACTCGAAGGGTGCCAGCCGGATGCTCAGCGATCGACAGCTCGAGGACCTGGCGCAGGCCGAGACGCTGGAGGGCGGCCGATGA
- a CDS encoding ABC transporter substrate-binding protein: MSPAGKRVVRLRRRRLRALGAVLTVLALLGITACTNDESWLDVQPISVDVAKQPEIAALVPPKIAQSGVLRVGTNPPYQPNEFKDKDGRIIGFDIDLMNAIGQVLGLRVVYFESDFDKIIPAIQAGTYDAGISSFTDTLDREEQVDFVTYYRAGVQWVQRAGDDIDPDDACGRRVGVQSTTVEDTDEVPAKSAACVAAGKPPIDKQKFDAQDQAVTALLLGKIDAFSADSPVSAYAVTKTAKIGEHLELVGPIYDAAPYGIPVRKGSELATAINRAVQYLIDNGYYQTIAEHWGVEAGMIDLSQINGATG; this comes from the coding sequence ATGTCACCGGCCGGGAAGAGGGTGGTTCGATTGCGGCGCCGACGGCTGCGAGCGCTCGGGGCGGTGCTGACCGTCCTCGCACTCCTGGGCATCACCGCGTGCACCAACGACGAGTCCTGGCTCGACGTGCAGCCCATCTCGGTGGACGTCGCGAAGCAGCCGGAGATCGCGGCGCTGGTGCCGCCGAAGATCGCCCAGAGCGGGGTGCTGCGGGTCGGCACCAATCCGCCCTACCAGCCCAATGAGTTCAAGGACAAGGACGGCCGGATCATCGGCTTCGACATCGATCTGATGAACGCGATCGGCCAGGTCCTGGGACTTCGGGTGGTGTACTTCGAGTCCGACTTCGACAAGATCATCCCGGCGATTCAGGCCGGAACCTACGACGCCGGGATCTCCTCGTTCACCGACACGCTCGACCGCGAGGAGCAGGTCGACTTCGTCACCTATTACCGCGCGGGCGTGCAGTGGGTGCAGCGGGCCGGCGACGACATCGACCCGGACGACGCGTGTGGGCGCCGCGTCGGCGTGCAGTCGACGACGGTCGAGGACACCGACGAGGTCCCCGCCAAGAGCGCGGCCTGCGTGGCCGCCGGGAAACCACCGATCGACAAGCAGAAGTTCGACGCCCAGGATCAAGCTGTCACCGCACTGTTGCTGGGCAAGATCGACGCCTTTTCGGCCGATTCGCCGGTGAGTGCGTACGCGGTGACGAAGACGGCCAAGATCGGTGAGCACCTGGAACTGGTCGGCCCGATCTATGACGCCGCACCTTACGGCATCCCGGTGCGCAAGGGGTCGGAGCTGGCCACGGCGATCAACCGGGCGGTGCAGTACCTGATCGACAACGGCTACTACCAGACCATCGCCGAGCACTGGGGCGTCGAAGCAGGCATGATCGACCTCTCGCAGATCAACGGAGCGACCGGATGA
- a CDS encoding isocitrate/isopropylmalate dehydrogenase family protein, producing MHRDELRIAVLEGDGIGPEVVPVAVRAADRALAARGITASWDTLPYGGAAIVSHGSPVPDETLTALAGHDFLVVGPHDSSSYPAEHRTPAPGAVIRKHFDLYANLRPARAIPHVPATAPDIDLLIVRENSEGLYADRNMVVGSGEFMPTPDVALAVGLVTRGACERIAERAFEAARSRRGQVTVVHKANVLKLTTGLFRDVCLEVAERFPDVTVDQQHVDAMAALLVRRPADFDVLVTENLFGDILSDLAAELSGSLGLASSINCSDSRVMAQAVHGAAPDIAGRDLADPIAMIDSVAAALQWYGRRHDDSRLTEAGAALHESVVATVAAGIRTADLGGTATTAEFGRHLCSVL from the coding sequence ATGCACCGTGACGAGCTGCGGATCGCCGTCCTCGAGGGCGACGGCATCGGGCCCGAAGTGGTGCCGGTCGCGGTGCGCGCGGCCGACCGTGCGCTCGCCGCACGCGGGATCACCGCGTCGTGGGACACACTGCCATACGGCGGCGCCGCGATCGTCTCGCACGGTTCACCCGTCCCGGACGAGACGCTCACCGCGCTCGCCGGTCACGACTTCCTGGTGGTCGGTCCCCACGACTCGTCGTCGTATCCGGCCGAGCACCGCACGCCCGCGCCCGGCGCGGTGATCCGCAAACACTTCGATCTGTATGCCAATCTTCGTCCGGCACGGGCGATTCCGCACGTGCCGGCGACGGCCCCGGACATCGACCTGCTGATCGTGCGGGAGAACAGCGAGGGTCTGTACGCCGACCGGAACATGGTGGTCGGCAGCGGTGAGTTCATGCCCACCCCCGACGTCGCGCTCGCCGTCGGGCTGGTGACCCGCGGGGCGTGCGAGCGGATCGCCGAGCGGGCGTTCGAGGCGGCCCGGTCCCGGCGCGGCCAGGTCACGGTGGTGCACAAGGCGAACGTCCTGAAACTGACGACGGGCCTCTTTCGGGACGTGTGTCTCGAAGTGGCGGAACGTTTTCCGGACGTTACCGTCGATCAGCAGCACGTCGACGCGATGGCGGCCCTGCTGGTGCGGCGTCCCGCCGACTTCGATGTGCTCGTGACCGAGAATCTCTTCGGCGACATCCTGTCCGACCTCGCCGCCGAACTGTCAGGATCGCTGGGGCTGGCGTCGTCGATCAACTGCTCGGACTCCCGCGTGATGGCGCAGGCGGTGCACGGTGCGGCGCCGGACATCGCCGGCCGCGACCTCGCCGATCCGATTGCCATGATCGACTCGGTGGCCGCGGCGCTGCAATGGTACGGTCGCCGCCACGACGATTCCCGGCTGACCGAGGCCGGTGCAGCCCTGCACGAATCGGTCGTCGCCACGGTCGCCGCCGGGATCCGCACCGCGGACCTCGGCGGTACGGCGACGACGGCCGAGTTCGGCAGACACCTCTGTTCAGTGCTGTAA